One Microbacter margulisiae genomic window carries:
- a CDS encoding transposase, whose protein sequence is MARPDQLKMSTAERRRRKFSDNFKIQKVREIETGQTKVSEICSQYQVAYKNVYLWIDKFGSMKKDKGERMIVETQSDTRQLIELKKRISELERIIGQKQILIDFQDKMIELAEETYGVDIKKKFFSTPSSTSGQTGK, encoded by the coding sequence ATGGCACGACCAGATCAATTAAAAATGAGTACAGCCGAACGTCGTCGGCGTAAATTCAGTGACAATTTCAAGATTCAAAAAGTTCGGGAAATTGAAACGGGACAAACCAAAGTATCAGAGATTTGTTCTCAGTATCAGGTTGCTTATAAAAATGTCTATCTTTGGATAGATAAATTTGGCAGCATGAAAAAGGACAAAGGAGAACGTATGATTGTCGAAACCCAGAGTGACACCCGTCAACTTATTGAACTCAAGAAACGGATATCTGAACTTGAACGCATCATTGGTCAAAAGCAAATACTCATTGATTTTCAGGATAAGATGATAGAGTTAGCAGAAGAAACCTATGGAGTGGATATTAAAAAAAAATTCTTTTCCACACCATCCAGTACTTCTGGGCAAACCGGAAAGTGA
- a CDS encoding trypsin-like peptidase domain-containing protein, whose product MDKLFSILIKNEDSSYSHKGTGFLISSDGLFISACHVFNGIENPCERFFCAFPSDNANLISIISLNFEYKNTEQQKGSVYKDLAIGKMDYNSDNYYILKRKRPLINTIQKITGYVFVGTENRFQMNANGTLNLIQIQPDTLETVIVNRFAVISNDLNDYQKEELSIENKKKYNNVLTLRNTAHHGSSGCPVINSNSQIIGMYFGGPSNHRICHILTSKYIGKRIKKLTNYKFDRYQDIKISAHNT is encoded by the coding sequence GTGGATAAATTATTTTCCATATTGATTAAAAATGAAGACAGTTCATATAGTCATAAAGGAACTGGTTTTTTGATTAGTTCTGATGGATTATTTATCAGTGCATGTCATGTATTTAATGGGATTGAAAACCCGTGTGAAAGATTCTTCTGTGCATTTCCCTCTGATAATGCTAATTTGATTTCAATTATATCTTTGAACTTTGAATATAAAAATACCGAACAACAAAAAGGGTCAGTTTATAAGGATTTGGCAATAGGGAAAATGGATTACAATTCTGATAATTACTATATTTTAAAACGAAAAAGGCCTTTGATAAATACTATTCAAAAAATAACCGGATATGTTTTTGTTGGAACTGAAAATAGATTTCAAATGAATGCCAACGGGACATTAAATTTAATACAAATTCAACCAGATACACTTGAGACCGTGATTGTCAATCGTTTTGCGGTGATTTCTAATGATTTAAACGATTATCAGAAAGAAGAATTATCGATTGAAAATAAAAAGAAATACAACAATGTTTTAACTTTAAGAAATACTGCGCATCATGGTTCAAGCGGTTGTCCAGTGATAAACTCAAATAGCCAAATAATAGGAATGTATTTTGGGGGACCATCAAATCACAGGATTTGCCATATATTAACGTCTAAATATATCGGAAAGAGAATTAAAAAGTTGACTAATTATAAATTTGACAGGTATCAAGATATAAAAATTTCTGCGCACAATACTTAG
- a CDS encoding IS3 family transposase → MAYSLNKLYQSIGVSKQAFHQRMDRYLQERSIEEQILMLVYRVREDHPTMGLRDMYFKIAPIDMGRDRFEILCKESGLMVERTHNLRKTTDSSGVIRFDNLLIGLVINKPNQVWQSDITYFDLNGKFYYITFIMDAFSRVIVGHAISQRLKTEQTTLPALQKAIKSRMDLNICIHALIFHSDGGGQYYDKDFLKLTEKYKIRNSMCQYPWENGKAERINGIIKNNYLIHRVINSFEQLQIEVDRSVFLYNTQKPHSKLQRKSPKQFENEYFCMANYTEHVNTDSKESNC, encoded by the coding sequence ATGGCTTACAGCTTAAACAAACTCTATCAAAGTATCGGAGTAAGCAAACAGGCTTTTCATCAGCGCATGGACAGATACCTGCAAGAACGCTCTATTGAAGAACAAATTCTAATGTTAGTATATCGTGTCCGTGAGGATCATCCTACGATGGGATTACGCGATATGTATTTCAAAATAGCTCCCATTGATATGGGCAGGGATCGTTTTGAAATACTTTGTAAGGAATCCGGCTTAATGGTGGAGCGCACACATAACTTGCGAAAAACCACCGATAGTTCGGGTGTAATCCGGTTTGATAATCTGCTGATCGGATTGGTTATTAATAAACCCAATCAGGTTTGGCAAAGTGATATTACTTACTTTGATCTCAACGGAAAGTTTTATTACATAACCTTTATCATGGACGCTTTCTCCAGAGTAATTGTGGGTCATGCCATTTCACAACGATTAAAGACCGAACAAACTACTTTGCCTGCTTTACAAAAAGCAATCAAATCCCGCATGGATTTGAATATATGTATTCATGCGCTTATTTTTCATTCTGACGGAGGTGGGCAGTATTATGATAAAGATTTCCTGAAACTGACTGAAAAATACAAAATCAGAAACAGTATGTGTCAATATCCCTGGGAGAATGGAAAAGCTGAACGCATTAACGGCATTATTAAAAACAACTATCTAATTCATAGAGTTATCAATTCTTTCGAACAATTACAGATAGAGGTTGACCGAAGTGTGTTTCTTTACAATACCCAAAAACCGCATAGTAAGTTACAACGAAAAAGTCCAAAGCAGTTCGAAAATGAATATTTTTGTATGGCTAATTATACTGAACATGTAAACACTGACTCTAAGGAGTCAAATTGTTGA
- a CDS encoding IS4 family transposase, whose product MLETDFTRNRKQSFHSTIVFMINFLTKSLSVEIANFISFIKYNMPGASINGITKSAFVQYRKKIKPEVFKSLSDSLIEEFYTDNDASIKLWNGFRLLAIDGSRLVLPDTQELESIYGKTRNQSETGVVQARISVLYDVLNRFVLDGVLAPLSTGESVLALNHLVFAKANDLIIYDRGYPSFNLIYEHFEKGVDFLIRVKADFSNLTREFYQSGLPSAIARMQPGKNIKLSDKPYSKNTFKDVRLVRVELPDGEAEILITSLFDTQKYPNFLFKELYFLRWGIETFYDELKNKIKIEHFSGYSEHCILQDFYAALFVSNVQSLIVGEINDELAKESTKYQYQYKVNSNLSYGFLKDRIILLFFSDKDMTEIVSELKSLFKKHTIPIRPNRRFERDTDKYRKRGKPKLLKNNKNTF is encoded by the coding sequence ATGTTAGAGACAGATTTTACAAGAAACAGGAAGCAATCATTTCACAGCACCATTGTCTTTATGATAAATTTTCTCACGAAAAGTCTTTCGGTTGAGATAGCTAACTTTATTAGTTTCATAAAGTACAATATGCCTGGTGCTTCGATAAATGGTATTACAAAAAGTGCTTTTGTACAGTATCGTAAAAAGATAAAGCCCGAAGTATTTAAGTCACTTTCAGATAGTTTGATTGAGGAGTTTTATACAGACAATGATGCATCTATAAAGCTCTGGAATGGATTTAGGTTGTTGGCTATTGATGGGTCAAGATTGGTTTTGCCCGATACTCAGGAGTTGGAAAGCATTTATGGTAAGACCAGAAATCAATCTGAAACCGGGGTGGTACAGGCCAGAATATCGGTATTGTACGATGTTTTGAATCGGTTTGTCCTGGATGGTGTTTTAGCTCCACTGTCAACTGGGGAGAGTGTTTTGGCGTTGAATCATTTGGTTTTTGCAAAAGCTAACGACTTGATTATTTACGATAGAGGTTATCCTTCTTTCAATTTGATTTATGAGCATTTTGAAAAAGGAGTAGATTTTCTCATTCGGGTTAAAGCTGATTTCAGTAACCTTACTCGTGAATTTTACCAGAGTGGACTACCGTCAGCTATTGCTCGAATGCAACCTGGAAAGAACATAAAACTTTCAGATAAGCCGTATTCGAAAAATACATTCAAAGATGTCCGGCTGGTTCGGGTTGAACTACCTGATGGAGAAGCAGAAATACTGATAACCTCTTTGTTTGACACACAAAAATATCCAAACTTTCTATTTAAAGAACTGTATTTTTTAAGATGGGGAATCGAAACGTTTTACGATGAATTGAAGAACAAAATAAAAATTGAGCATTTTTCAGGCTATTCAGAGCATTGTATATTGCAGGATTTTTATGCAGCCTTATTTGTATCAAACGTTCAGAGTTTAATCGTTGGAGAAATAAACGATGAATTAGCCAAAGAATCAACCAAATATCAATATCAATACAAAGTCAATAGCAATTTATCATACGGCTTTCTCAAAGACAGGATAATTTTATTGTTTTTCTCGGACAAAGACATGACTGAAATAGTATCAGAACTCAAATCGTTGTTTAAAAAACACACGATACCAATACGACCAAATAGAAGATTTGAGAGAGATACTGACAAATACAGAAAAAGAGGTAAACCGAAGTTGCTGAAAAACAATAAAAATACTTTCTGA